The genome window GACAACATCCGGGTTATTCGCCCGGGTTTAGGTTTGGCGCCGAAACATTACGATGAGCTGTTAGGAAAACCTGCTGCCACCAACATTAAAGCCGGCACGCCCCTTACCTGGGACATGGTATAACCCATGAAAAAGTGGTACGACCTGTACAGTAACATCCTGCACCTGCACTTTTCAGAAGGGTTCCTTAATCTCCCGGAGAGTGCTAAAAATGCCGTATCTCCTACTAAACCACTCACCCGCTTCCTGAAAGTACTTGGCTATAGTTTAGTCAGGCTGCTGGGTAATCTGTTTAAGTCTGTTGAGAAAGGCGACACACTAAACAGCAAAGTATGGCTGTATGTGGTTAGCCAGAATAACTACGACAGTCTGCAGTTTGTAAAAGATGGCTTACCAGATGCAGTTTTTGTAGCAGGCCAGAGCAAGGAAATAGGTAAGTATAATAAAGCTGTCCAACGTATTTCGCTACGTAGTAAGGTTCTGTACTACTATAAGTTTCTGCCCTTATACCTGGAATTCCTGAAGTATAAAAAAGGCAGCACCCTCCGGTTTTATGACATCTTGTTTGATGCTGTCGGGTTTTATGAAGTATACCTGCACAAACTAAGAAAGTATAAGCCCGCAGCCATCATTTTTGCAAATGATCACAACGCCGATGCCCGCGCCATGCTGCTTGCCGCCAGAGCCGCAGGTATAAAAACAGCTTATATCCAGCATGCCAGTGTCAGTCCTATTTTTCCGCCTCTACAGTTCGACCTAAACTTACTTGAAGGACAAGACTCATTGGATAAGTATAAACATTGTGGCCCAGTGGAAGGACGTGTAGAATTGGTAGGTATGCCCAAAGCAGATGCCTATGTTTCCTTCAGAAATAAAAACCTAGAAATAAGAACTATAGGTATTGGGTGCAATTTGATGGATAGTGTTGCTGAAATTGAGAGCCTACTGCGCCAGCTTTCTGCTGATTTTCCACAGATCAATTTTATACTTCGCCCCCACCCGCGCGACACCCGCAACTTTAAAAGTATAGCAAGTATCAATCCGAACATCAGCATCTCTGATGGTAAAAAGGTAGCAACATTTGATTACCTGCGCCAGATTGATGTTCAGATCAG of Pontibacter deserti contains these proteins:
- a CDS encoding glycosyltransferase family protein — its product is MKKWYDLYSNILHLHFSEGFLNLPESAKNAVSPTKPLTRFLKVLGYSLVRLLGNLFKSVEKGDTLNSKVWLYVVSQNNYDSLQFVKDGLPDAVFVAGQSKEIGKYNKAVQRISLRSKVLYYYKFLPLYLEFLKYKKGSTLRFYDILFDAVGFYEVYLHKLRKYKPAAIIFANDHNADARAMLLAARAAGIKTAYIQHASVSPIFPPLQFDLNLLEGQDSLDKYKHCGPVEGRVELVGMPKADAYVSFRNKNLEIRTIGIGCNLMDSVAEIESLLRQLSADFPQINFILRPHPRDTRNFKSIASINPNISISDGKKVATFDYLRQIDVQISGNSGIHLEAVLLNVWSIFYNMNSEENLKDYYGFIKFGLVDACLDYEGLKELLQQHMHEKPEVYQRAMYYNATVGTEYDGKSGELAVKFIKEFLA